In Nitrospira sp., the following proteins share a genomic window:
- a CDS encoding 4-hydroxybenzoate octaprenyltransferase: MDTAVTVRLRLIAQLIRLPSQTGTLLLMVPTLWALILASHGRPDPMLIALFAFGSFLMRSAGVILNDAADRRFDSQVERTKTRPLASGALALPEAAIILLVLLVCASGLLLLLNQLALRLSPVALLLAILYPFAKRIFPLPQAVLGIAFGWGVVMAWAAAANALAPEAWLLFAGTIAWAVAYDTIYALQDRTDDERLGIKSSAILFGKNTWLAVAISFGTMAACLALAGWLSGIGVVFYGVLAACCGFVSQQAWTIRNNVSAQAAFAMFRQHVWIGWAILAGFWIGFL; this comes from the coding sequence ATGGATACGGCCGTGACGGTCCGTCTTCGACTCATCGCTCAGTTGATTCGACTGCCCAGCCAGACTGGCACACTGCTGCTGATGGTACCTACCCTCTGGGCGTTGATACTGGCCTCCCATGGCCGTCCCGATCCAATGTTGATCGCCCTCTTCGCATTCGGCTCCTTCCTAATGCGGAGCGCCGGCGTCATTTTGAACGACGCAGCCGATCGTCGCTTTGACAGCCAAGTGGAGCGGACCAAAACCCGTCCGCTGGCCAGTGGCGCGCTAGCACTGCCCGAGGCGGCGATCATCCTCCTTGTACTGCTGGTGTGCGCCAGTGGACTGCTTCTGTTGCTCAACCAGCTGGCACTGAGATTGAGCCCGGTTGCCTTGCTCTTGGCCATCCTGTATCCCTTTGCCAAGCGCATTTTTCCACTCCCGCAGGCCGTGCTGGGAATCGCCTTCGGATGGGGCGTGGTAATGGCGTGGGCGGCAGCGGCCAATGCGCTCGCCCCCGAGGCCTGGCTGCTGTTTGCGGGCACCATCGCCTGGGCCGTGGCCTACGACACCATCTATGCCCTGCAGGATCGCACCGACGACGAGCGTCTCGGAATCAAATCATCCGCCATCCTGTTTGGGAAAAATACCTGGCTGGCCGTTGCCATCAGCTTCGGCACGATGGCGGCCTGCCTGGCGCTGGCCGGATGGCTGTCCGGAATCGGCGTGGTGTTCTACGGCGTGCTGGCGGCCTGTTGTGGATTCGTGAGCCAACAGGCTTGGACGATCAGAAACAACGTGTCCGCCCAAGCGGCTTTTGCCATGTTCCGGCAACATGTCTGGATCGGTTGGGCGATCCTAGCCGGGTTTTGGATTGGATTCCTCTAA